A DNA window from Chloroflexota bacterium contains the following coding sequences:
- a CDS encoding transposase produces the protein MNDGFQRRNRRSIRLRAYDYTAPGAYFVTVCTHQRRCLFGEVVGGEMQLNALGRVAEWYWRRIPQHAIHVKLDAFVIMPNHIHGIIWISVRATHSMECETNSTRFASDRSIDTGGAVSRNASPLRPGPTAGSLGAIVGNFKSITARRINRMRGTPGAPVWQRNYYEHIIRDDRALDAIRRYIVQNPVRWHLDRYNAERVAPDPWAEEIWRMMREPFPGREGEDRG, from the coding sequence ATGAACGATGGCTTCCAGCGTAGAAACCGCCGATCCATCCGTTTGCGGGCGTACGATTACACCGCACCCGGGGCATATTTTGTCACCGTTTGCACCCACCAGCGCCGGTGCCTGTTTGGCGAAGTGGTGGGTGGCGAGATGCAGTTGAACGCATTGGGGCGGGTGGCGGAATGGTACTGGCGTCGCATTCCCCAACATGCAATTCACGTGAAGCTGGACGCGTTCGTTATCATGCCCAATCATATCCACGGCATTATCTGGATCTCTGTACGGGCGACGCATTCCATGGAATGCGAGACGAATTCCACACGATTCGCATCGGATAGATCAATCGACACAGGGGGAGCAGTCTCTAGGAATGCGTCGCCCCTACGCCCTGGCCCCACAGCTGGCTCCTTGGGCGCTATCGTGGGCAATTTCAAATCCATCACCGCCCGGCGTATCAATCGCATGCGCGGGACGCCCGGTGCGCCCGTGTGGCAACGCAACTATTATGAACACATTATCCGCGACGACCGTGCCCTGGACGCCATCCGACGGTACATCGTCCAGAATCCTGTGCGTTGGCATCTGGATCGGTACAACGCCGAGCGCGTGGCGCCCGATCCGTGGGCTGAGGAGATATGGCGCATGATGCGCGAACCGTTCCCAGGGCGCGAAGGCGAGGATAGAGGATGA